A stretch of DNA from Acidobacteriota bacterium:
AGTCCTCGGACGGGCCTACTTCGCCTTCGCCGAGCAGCAGAGCCACGCCTTCCGGATCATGTTTCAGCTCGAGCAGCCGGCGCCGGAGGACTTTCCCGGCCACCACGAAACCGAGCGCAACGCCTGGGGCGTTCTGCTCGGCAGCTTCCAACGCGCCGTGGCCGCCGGCGTCTTGACCGGCTCCCCGACCACGCTAGCCCACCTCTTCTGGGTATCGATCCACGGCATCGCCTCGCTCCACCTGGCTGGCAAGCTGGTCGCCGGACGCGCGGGAGAAGAGCTCCTGATGCCGATGGTCGATTCCCTGATCGAGGCCCACCGGCCGAACGAGAGGAAAAGTCGATGACCGAGCACGCAATCCATCCCCCCACCGGCACCTTCTGGAAGGAAAGCCGCGTCGTCGGCGACGCCCTCGCCCTCGCCCTCGCGTCGCCTCTCGCCTGGACCCTGCCGCGAGGCGCGGGAGAACCGGTGATGGTGCTCCCCGGATATCTCACCAGCGACCGCTCGACGACTCCCCTGCGCAGCTTTCTGCGAGTCCTCGGCTACCGCGTCGAAGGTTGGGGTCTGGGAACCAACCGCGGCGATGTCGAGGGCTTGCTCGAGCCGGTCAACCAGCGCGTCCTCGACTTCGCCGAGCGCAGCGGCAGCCCGGTCAGCCTGATCGGCTGGAGCCTCGGCGGCG
This window harbors:
- a CDS encoding TetR/AcrR family transcriptional regulator is translated as MARPTLLPEEIASFRGRLCEVALEMFAERGYGAVSLRALARQLGCSAATPYRYFESKEEIYAAVRSLGFDRFHEHLARFLADNHDPEEEIRVLGRAYFAFAEQQSHAFRIMFQLEQPAPEDFPGHHETERNAWGVLLGSFQRAVAAGVLTGSPTTLAHLFWVSIHGIASLHLAGKLVAGRAGEELLMPMVDSLIEAHRPNERKSR
- a CDS encoding alpha/beta hydrolase, whose translation is MTEHAIHPPTGTFWKESRVVGDALALALASPLAWTLPRGAGEPVMVLPGYLTSDRSTTPLRSFLRVLGYRVEGWGLGTNRGDVEGLLEPVNQRVLDFAERSGSPVSLIGWSLGGVLAREAARDMPTKVERVITLGTPVIGGPRYTIAARAFAKQQQKIEQRIAEREQVPIEVPITSIYSQGDGVVAWQACLDRSNPDVEHLEVKGSHLGLGINPKVWGIVARRLAQ